Sequence from the Ursus arctos isolate Adak ecotype North America unplaced genomic scaffold, UrsArc2.0 scaffold_20, whole genome shotgun sequence genome:
TGAGTGAGTTATCTTAAATCACGTATCAGTGAGGAAACCAAGAACACAATTCAGATTGCTGATCCCCAGTgtttgaaattcattcattcattcttccaatgcacatttactgaatacctactatgtatAGGTataggggggaaggggggaaggataGGAACATGCCTCTTTTGTAAACTGATGATGTCTGCCTGCCTGTAAATTCAAACTTTGCTTATTTATAGAGCCCGGTGTAGCTTCAAGTGATGCCACAAATATTGAATGTAGCATCCAACGAGATGGAGATAGCTATGTAATTGATGGCAAGAAATGGTTCAGCAGTGGTGAGTATTCAGATCCATCCGTTGTCCCAGGTGCTGTGCTAGAATAATATGATACACAGTTCTTAGTTTCATGATCACTGTTCTTTAAATTCTGCCTTCGAAAGCAAGttcaaatttagaaatatttgattaaaaaaagtaattttcaaaattactttcataattattttggagagagggagagagtgcaggggtgggggatagggcagaggcagagggagagagaaactctaagcaaactgcatgctgagtgcggagcctgacctgggaattgatctcacgaccccgagatcagaacctgagccgaaaccaagagccagaggctcaaccgacagagccaaATAGGTgccccaaagaaaaataattttaaaataacatatcatGATTAggtgatatttattttaagagcagAAAACATGTCTGTTTTTTCTCTACAATTTTACAGTTCACAATTTTTTATGGTTTGTGAGAGAAAAGTCATATTAGTGTACACTATTGACCACtgtaatttctatcaaaattaaatttcagtaGGGACATATTAAATGaactataataatttataaattattgtatttttaaaagataagatgtacatgttattaaaaattgtttattgtgTCACATATGTTTATTGCTTAAAAATGCAAGTGTATAAGCAGAACAAATAATCTGTACATAAGAAAGTGTATTGTGTAGTCAACCCTCAGTAATAGACTCACATAAATGGATGAGCCCTTTAGGAAGTCACAAAATCGGCATCTATGTAAATACGATTAACTGAAGATTGCTTCTAGAGTATACATATCAATCTAACAGGATAACCAGTTTATTACTAAAGAAAATTGACATCATGGAAGCAAATTATATGTTCAGAAATTTACcagagataaaaaaggaaaaaaaaaagtaatttaccAGGGATGTATTAAAAGGGCCAGtaaagctttttatttaattcttttattgtTAAATTGTTATTCTTTCTGGGGTCTTAGGAAATCACTTACCaactaagaaaaaggaaaaaaggattaAATTTTGCTGTATGGCTATACAAGTACTGAAATTATGCAGTGAAATCATTCTTACATTAAAATTCAGATCATTTAAAGTAATCAGAAATGCCCCTTAATATAGGACTTTTTATTGATCTGTTTCAGATGGCTTAATTCATAGCACAGTGCTTTTGTTATTTATGCCTGTTAATACTATTTTCCTATATTAATTTTAAGTTCATGTTTTGTGCATTTATTATTTcgtttcctcctcttcctggttGCTATATTCTCCCCATCCTCCCGTCACCTCTTGATTGCTATAAGTTGGCACCACGGTGTTTGAGATCTAAGTTTCAGAATAAAGCAGAtgttttatttgagggagaagcATCATTCATGTGTATCGAAGCAAGAGAGagcagttttacatttaaatgctAAAAGTACTGGTTGGCTCTGTAGGATCTTCTGAATCGAAAGGAATCTCTTCCACGTTTTGTCTTTGTCTTCTCCAGGACCCGtatttcttagcaactttcatgATGTAGTTTTTAAAAGAGGCGCCCATGAAAACATACAGGATTGGGTTGAGGCAGCTGTGAAACAATGCAATGCTCTCTGTGATTTGGATGGCAACATCCATGCGTTTGCTCATGTCGCAGTCGGTGATCAGGGAGTAGATGATGTCTATGACTTGGCAGAACCTGACAATGTTATAAGGCAGCTGCGTGACAATGAAAACTATAACCACGGTGAACAGAACTTTGAGGGGTCgagattttttaatattgggcATCCTGATGAGTGTCCTTGCTGTGACAAAGTAGCACACTCCCATAATAAGAAAGGGTATTACAAATCCGATGCAGATTTCCAGCATTTGAATTGATGCTTTCACTGATGTTCCTAGGTGATATGGAAAGATGGGAATGCACCTAGCCTTGTGATTTACTGTATAAAAAACCAGCTGAGGTATACTCAGCAAGATGGCAGCCATCCAGACACAGCAACAGATAAGCCAGCATGATTTCCCCACTCCTGATTGACTTGGAGCTTTAGTTACTGCCCAGTATCTGTCTATGCTGATACAAGCCAGGAACTGCATTCCAGAGACGAAGTTGACTGTGTACAAGGCTGAAGTGACTTTGCACATGATTTTCCCTAAAACCCATCCATGAACTGCATTAACTGCCCAAAAAGGCAGAGTGAATAGAAGGAGTAAATCTGCCACTGCCAAATTCAGGATGTACACATCTGTTTTGGTTCTCTGCTTCTTGTAATAGGCATAAATTGCCACTACTGTGGAATTGCCTGCAATTCCAATGATGAAAGCTATTGTGAAGAAGGCAGGCAAGAAAACTTTTGCAAATTTTCTGACTTCCTCTTTTATACAGATCACTTCATACTGACTGTAGTCATGAGTGCCATtcacttcattttcctcataGTAGTAATCTGTTGACTGGTTGTGTTCCAAAGCCATGGCTCCAATCTAAATTTCAAAAAGAGTACAGGATATTCATTTTAATATCGTTTAAGAGGAGATACTTTTTAATCTAGcatatgttttgttcttttactaGCAAGTAGGTTGTTGTTATAACATAGGTGAGGCTGAATCTGCCGCTCTTTGAAATTTGAAACTCTTCAGGGGAAGCCACATTGGAGTATACCCCCAAGATTAgttcttcttcctttgtttttacaAGTCTGTATGCAGGAGCTGGAATTTAcacaagaaagataaaaataatacccTGAGGAAATTTTCTTAATCATTAAACCTTAAATCAAAGTAATGACTTTTatgtaaaaatagtttttaaaatatgaaaatttagtCGGATTtcaacaaaaggaataaaaaatgttatattttttacatatacaACTTTGTGATTCTTATGGAGGATATTGGCagtaaattaaattagaaattattttattcatctaaaataaatttatttttattatttataaacttatttttaaaaatgaatttattttaaaataagttaaataaattacctCAGTATTTATACTTAAGTTCACTGGTTGGCCTTTATAAAACAAAGTCTCCTCCAGTTAGCTTTCCTTCAAAACCTGTCACACATGCTGAATGTATGCTACCATTCAGTAGCATCGTTCCACCAATTACCTAAGTCTTAAGCCTACACTGTCCTTGACCTCTCTCACCTTCATCCCTAATTTCCAGTCAGCCCCTAAATTCTGATTTTACCTTCCAAATAGATTGTGAATCTGTCTCTTTTAATTTGCCTCTTTGACACACCTGCACCATTCGACCACCATTGTTTCTTACCTGGCCTGTTACAATATCTTCCCAACTGGTATCTGCTGTTCTTATTCTTCCTTACCACCTCTCtgtcaaaatcatttttctttttcctttttttttttttaagattttatttatttatttaacagagagagaacacaaacagggggagcagcagacagggcgagggagaagcagtctcaccgagcagggagcccgatgttgggctcaatcccaggaccctgggatcatgacctgagctgaaggcagacccttaacgactgagccacccaggcgccccatcaaaatcatttttcttacTGCCACTAGAGTTCTGTATCTCTGAAATGTCAATCTGTCACTCTTCTACTTAGCTCCTCACCTGAAAGACACATTTCTCCACCCGAAAGATACAATCCAAGGTCCTTAGCATGATGCCCAAGGCTCCCTCCATAATGTGGTCCCAACCATGGTTCCTGCTACATCTCTCTACTATGCACCCCACGCTGTGCTGCATCTCTCTACTGTACGCCCCAGACAGTTACACTACTCATCTGCAAGCAGTTGCTGGCACCAGCCATGCTGCAGCACATGTCTACATCATTACTCATTCTGTTCCTTCATCTGGTAGACTATTTCCTGCCCTTCCCTTAAAGGGCCGATTCCTCCTCAGTTAACATCACCTCCCCAGAAGACTTTGCTGATCCGATAGCTACATCTACATACATACCTACATTCATTCTCAGAGAACTGACCCCATCCTGCGGAAAAGATGGGTTTCTTAATTCCCTAAAAGTATGACCTGTTGGATTTATGTTTGTAATGAATAGCTTAGAAGAAAAGCCTACAAaactaattacaaaaataatacttaaaataaatacaatgtatgTTCTTACAGAGTGgctggtatacagtaggtgctcagtaagtatctGTCAAACTAAAGGTTTTACAAGCAGATATAAAGCTATTAGTCTAGAATAGGTAGATGATATGGCAGGAATCTTCTTGTCTCATTATTAGTTATTTTACTGTATTGGTTAACACCTTATAGAAGTAAAATAAGCTCACACAGAATTCACAAGTTTggggttttctttaaagattttatttatttgacagagagagagcacaggcagggggagtggcaggcagagggagagggagaagcaggctcccctatgagcaaggagcccaataaggggccccatcccaggaccctgggatggtgacctgagcggaaggcagacgcttaactgaccaagccacccaggcgccccccacccccgaattcacaagttttaaaatgtatataaaaatgacTTTCggtgtttttattttactgctgagtttcattttgctttttccttagCCTGTGACTCTTTGGTTATTTTTGTCCTTGGAAGAAGCTCTAATATTCTTATAGAatcattaatgaaaatattattttcaaaatagtgtGCCAACGTGTACATTTCCAAAAGAATATTCTTATTCTTACTAACCGTTTTTTGGATGAGTAAAGCAAAGAAGGTCCCTCAAGGAAATACACCACATAGAAGAACTGCTTTCATTATGTAAAAACCAGGTGCCAACAATTTAAAATGactgttttaagtttatttggaAAGTTCCAATCTGGAAGACCATTCTGGTCATCATTTTCTTATGTGTTAATTATTAACACAGTAtgaactttgttctttctttctcattcatcaCAAATCTTGAACCTGATGATAAGAAATAATATGCCCAAATAATATAAGACATTAaggaagtatatttttaaattcttatttaaaaaattcttactaaAAAATATGAGTCAATAGGACAGGAATTGAAATTATTTGCAGGAATTGATCCTCTGGCAGATATATAGGAGCACATTTTAGATGTCTTTATAATTattacaagaacaaaaaaatagcatttgtaaaataaagcagaaaaaatggTATAGTAAAACCTATTTTCTCATTAACAGTTTTATACGCAAGTAATGGTATTAacatcagaaatattttcttcttgctatattcagatttttaagaTTAAAGTGTATAGCTGTTTTCAAATAGCTCTTTTTTGCACATGTTAACGTTTAGACTTTTGTGCATCAAGACTTCCTTTACAAAAGTAAATATACAAAGTCTTTGggctttaaaaaacaatcttatCCAAGttagaatgagaaaatgagaaaaccaacCTGTTTCAGCGTGCAGAGAGGAGCAGTCTTGAGTGTAGAGTAAAATCAAATGACCTCTTTAACTCAGGCTACTTTTGTTTTCGTTTTACACCCCGCCTTTGTCTTGCATCCAAGAGGGCTTTCCTGAAATTTAACCTTGTGAGCacttgatcttttatttttttgtataacCATACTGTGAAGTGAAATCCAACTTCTAAAGTGTCTTAGGGTACAAATTTGAAAGAATTCCATCTTGTTTCAAAAACTACATACCTTTCAAAGTTTCCACTTAGATGAAAGGAACAAGAAAATGCCTGCAGCTGAGGAACCAATGGCCAAACCAAAAAAATTCACCCCAGAGAGCATCAGGGCAGCTAATGAGCACTTGTAGGTAGGATCTAGAGAAATACTCCCAAAAGTTATTTTGtttaggaaagagaagaaaaatgactttaaatcagaaagttctcttttttttttttaaggttttatttatttatttatttattcgacagagatagagacagccagcgagagagggaacacagcagggggagtgggagaggaagaagcaggctcatagcggaggagcctgatgtggggctcgatcccagaacgctgggatcacgccctgagccgaaggcagatgcttaacgactgagccacccaggcacccccagaaagttctttttaaagactaaatTATCACAGACTAAATTCTGAGTAATAATTAGGCAGTTATAGAACTTAATATTTTTTGTGCCacatcatttaatattttacttaaactATTAAACTACTCTTGGCTTTGCTGTATTTCTTCCCTATCCTTGACCCCAGAGTATGCCTTTCCCCATGACTTTATCTTGccttctttaaacttttttttcaaagaccagCATACAAACCTTCAAAATCCTTCTGCTGGGCAACTTTGTTTTTCCCACACttccaaacaaatgaaaattagagaagaaatgcATGCAGATTCAGCCCTTCTATTTGAACTGGACTCTCAATACATTTGCATAACagtgccctttatttcttttctcatgcAAAGCTAGGCTCAGTCTCCACCTGCAGAaattatagacagcatatagatggttcttgttttttgttttttgggtttttttttatccttCCTGACACCATGTGTCTTTGATTGGGACATTTAGTCCATtgacattcaaagtaattatcgatctattaggtatttattgctattttgttacttgttttgtggttgtttttgcagtttttctctgatcctttcttctcttgctctcatggtttgctggtctttagtgatatacttggattccttacTCTTCATTTTTTGCGTGTCTAttactgttttttgatttgtgttaccattaggtttatatataacatcttttgCGTATAGTAATCTGTATTAGCTGGTGGTTGCTTAAttttgaactcattctttactccCCTCCACATTTCAGGTATTtgatatcatattttacatccttttattttgtgcttctctTGACTGagttttacagatatacttaattttttttttgcttttgtgcttcctgtttttttttttactcttacttacggtttttgttttccattcagaGTCCCCCCTTAACacttcttgtagggctggtttagtggtcatgaattcttttaacttttgtttgtctgggaactTCTTTATCtcctcttctattctgaatgataaccttgctggatagagtattcttggctgcagatttttcccttttagcactttgaatacacTATGCCACTCTCGACTGGAAAGTTTCTCCTGAAAAATGAGCTGATAGACTTATAGTGTTTCCTTTGTATCTAAcggtcttcatttctcttgcaacCTGTAACattctttatcactatttttttgccattttaattactgtgtgtcttggtgtggacttccTTGGGTTCAATTTGTTGAgggaatctctgtgcctcctgaatctggatcTGTGTTTCCCTTCCCAGATTCAGCAAGTTTTCAGCCTTACTTCTTCAA
This genomic interval carries:
- the ACKR4 gene encoding atypical chemokine receptor 4, yielding MALEHNQSTDYYYEENEVNGTHDYSQYEVICIKEEVRKFAKVFLPAFFTIAFIIGIAGNSTVVAIYAYYKKQRTKTDVYILNLAVADLLLLFTLPFWAVNAVHGWVLGKIMCKVTSALYTVNFVSGMQFLACISIDRYWAVTKAPSQSGVGKSCWLICCCVWMAAILLSIPQLVFYTVNHKARCIPIFPYHLGTSVKASIQMLEICIGFVIPFLIMGVCYFVTARTLIRMPNIKKSRPLKVLFTVVIVFIVTQLPYNIVRFCQVIDIIYSLITDCDMSKRMDVAIQITESIALFHSCLNPILYVFMGASFKNYIMKVAKKYGSWRRQRQNVEEIPFDSEDPTEPTSTFSI